ATATGTTTTATCCAGTTTTATCATCAACATTGACTAAATTAGCAGTGTTTTTCCCTCTGTTACTCTGGCCCGATACAGTCGGTAAATTTATGCAGTACATACCAATTACAATAATTCTAACTTTAACTGGATCGCTAATTATGGCTTTGGTTTTTATACCAACACTTGGTGCAATATTTGGTAAACCTTCAATAACTTCAAAAAAAGAAATAATAAGAATGAGTGCTATAGAAAGTGGTGAGGTAAAAAATACTGGGCTTATAATAAGAACTTATGTACGTATGTTAGAGAAAGTCTTAGATCACCCCAAAAAATTTGTATGTGTTGTTGTGTTTGTTTTATTTTTGTCTAGTATATTATATTTTACTTTTGGTCCTGGATTAAAGTTCTTTCCGAATGTAGATTCAGATAACATTTTAATCAGCGTTAAAGTAAAAGAAAGCTTATCAGCCAAAGAACGAGATTTGATACTTAAGAAAGTAGAAGAACGTATTTTGGGTGTTGAAAAGGAAATTTATGTTTTTTATGCTCGATCAGGAAAATTTTCAGACAACGTTATTGCCAAAATTCAATTGGAACTTGTAGATTGGCGCTGCAGGCGCAAAGCTACGCAAATACTAAATGATATAAGGAGTAGTGTACAAAACATAAAAGGAGTAATAATTGATGTACAGGAACAAAAGTCAGGACCATCAGCTGACAAGCCAATACAAATTAACTTAAGCGGAAGTGCATCCAACTTGAATTCAGTAGCAGAGAAAATCCTAAAAATTATGGACCAACCTTCATCTGGATTTATAAATATTCAAGATAGTAGATCAGCACCTGAAATAGAGTGGAATATGAGTATTGATAAGAGTAAGGCTACAAGCTCTGGAGTAAGTGTTGCAACCATCGGTGATTTTATAAAGATGGTTACAAATGGAGTATTAATTGGAAAATATAGACCAAATAACGCAGATGAAGAAATTGATATTGTACTACGCTTTCCCAGAAAGAATCGCAACATGAAAACTATAGATAACCTTTTTATTAATACAGCAAATGGACCATATTCTATGAGTAGCATAGTGAAATACGTTCCCGAAAAAAAGGCAAATAAACTAAGTAGGATTGATGGATCACGCACAGTAACAATCTCTGCTGACGTTGATACTGGCTATCTTGTTGATGAAAGAGTTAAGTTCATTCAAAATTCGATTACTCAAGACTGTAGTAAAGGAGTAAAGATTGATTTCAAAGGTGATAAGGAAGATCAACAAAAATCAGGAGCATTTTTATTAAAGGCTTTTATATTAGCAATTACATTGATGATATTGGTGCTAGTGGCACAGTTTAACAACATATACTATACATTTATCGTAATGACAGCAGTGTTTTTATCAACAACATGTGTATTTTTCATTTTCTTTCTTATTCAGAAAGTTTTTGTAGTTGTCATGTGTGGAGTGGGGATAATTGCTTTAGCAGGAATTATAGTGAATAATAATATACTATTGCTTGATGCCTTTCATCAGCAAATTAAGGTGCGCAAAAATAACATTAAGCAATGTATAATAAACGCTTCAATTTCTCGCATCAGGCCAATACTACTTACCGTTGCAACTACAGTTCTTGGTTTAATACCGATGATTACTAGGTTAAATATCAGTTTTTTTACGCTACAAATCACATATGATGCTCCATCAAGCCAGTGGTGGGTTGATATTTCAGCAACCATAGCAAGTGGAATATTGGCTGCAACGGTCTTAACTTTATTCTTTACTCCGGCATTGCTTATCATACAAAGACATGAAAAAACTTGACTTAAATTAGCAATCATTTAACATTTAAGATAGCGTTCTTTACCTGTTGAAGCTATAATTATAACTAATTAAATTGGATTTATTTATATGATTGCTAATCGTAAAAGCAGTGTTAAGCAGAAAAGCAACAAGAATAACATAGTTGGAAGCCTTGATGTAATAAAAACAGCGGGAGAGCTCTCACTTCAAAAAGGTTTGGATTTTAATATTATAATAAATGCACTTAAAAGTGCTATCGAAGCAGTAGCTCAACAAAAGTATGGTAGCAAAAGTAAAATTGTAGTTAATATAGATAGAAACACAGGCAAAGTTACCTCATATAGACAACTAAAAGTCATTAATGATGAATCAAATGAAAATGAGTGTGACTTAATTAAGTTGACACAAGCTAAGTTAATAAAAGAAGATGCAAAAGTTGGAGATACTATTAGTGAGTTGATTTCTCTTAACACTGATCTTGTTTCAGCAAGAATTGCCCAGCAAAAGATTTCTGAAATAATCAAAAATGAAGAGTTAAAAAAGCAATATGAGGAATTTAAAGATAAGGTAGGAGAAATGAGGTATGGCATCGTTAAACAAGTAGAATATTCAGATCTTATTATAGACATAAACGGAATTGGAGCATACCTCCCTTTACGAAACTTAATTGGTGGTGAGTCATTTCGTGAAGGC
This sequence is a window from Wolbachia endosymbiont (group B) of Protocalliphora azurea. Protein-coding genes within it:
- a CDS encoding efflux RND transporter permease subunit; this encodes MKSLLVERNRTVILLLIVIFTFGSYTYIKMPRESNPDIQIPIISVFVGFPGISVEDSEKLLVLPIENELRSIEGVKELRAFATNDGAHMILEFRTEYDNKEVLDNVRSKLLNIKSKLPIEAESPIINEINLSLFPILNVGLIGNLPERTLTEIARKLKKEIESLPNVLKVEVAGMRKETVEVIIEPTVLTKYNIQSNEIFQAISNNNRLVGAGSLENDTGKYSIKISGLLKDIEDIMNIPIRSQSDAVLRIKDIAKVYLGFEDHQGFARINGLPSIVLEISKRNGKNIIDTVNQVKYLIDKAKDQLPENLKVVYLNDQSKNVRDVLDDLENGIIFAVLLILTIIMLFMGTRAAILVALSIPGSFLIGIMALYLMGITLNIVVLFSLIMAVGMLVDDAIVISEYADRKMICGMDKVEAFCTSVHDMFYPVLSSTLTKLAVFFPLLLWPDTVGKFMQYIPITIILTLTGSLIMALVFIPTLGAIFGKPSITSKKEIIRMSAIESGEVKNTGLIIRTYVRMLEKVLDHPKKFVCVVVFVLFLSSILYFTFGPGLKFFPNVDSDNILISVKVKESLSAKERDLILKKVEERILGVEKEIYVFYARSGKFSDNVIAKIQLELVDWRCRRKATQILNDIRSSVQNIKGVIIDVQEQKSGPSADKPIQINLSGSASNLNSVAEKILKIMDQPSSGFINIQDSRSAPEIEWNMSIDKSKATSSGVSVATIGDFIKMVTNGVLIGKYRPNNADEEIDIVLRFPRKNRNMKTIDNLFINTANGPYSMSSIVKYVPEKKANKLSRIDGSRTVTISADVDTGYLVDERVKFIQNSITQDCSKGVKIDFKGDKEDQQKSGAFLLKAFILAITLMILVLVAQFNNIYYTFIVMTAVFLSTTCVFFIFFLIQKVFVVVMCGVGIIALAGIIVNNNILLLDAFHQQIKVRKNNIKQCIINASISRIRPILLTVATTVLGLIPMITRLNISFFTLQITYDAPSSQWWVDISATIASGILAATVLTLFFTPALLIIQRHEKT